A stretch of Anoplolepis gracilipes chromosome 12, ASM4749672v1, whole genome shotgun sequence DNA encodes these proteins:
- the LOC140672038 gene encoding uncharacterized protein has translation MQSPNNKDACLCPPMSNPSSSQSTLAKNACSKYYQEIGAEMISNQLIIRLEKDKNKQRKKRAAWEPPCDCVEIQRPTSKRGPKIINADYDDRIVFRVHSTSPFEKEDSVYKGQTIAYKIASCTDDPDSHQCKTITVYPQFTSENQEVYSDHITEGNQSIFLLRIKKKAEYSEQKNRNVELELRTPKPPTPPPASVPTPVSAVAPSQPVANLIEDVDEEPDEELEEITKQSAKELKNKRKKKRNKA, from the exons ATGCGTGTCTCTGTCCTCCAATGTCTAACCCATCGTCCTCTCAATCAACACTTGCTAAGAATGCCTGctcaaaatattatcaagaGATCGGAGCAGAGATGATTAGCAACCAGCTCATCATTAGATTAGAAAAggacaaaaataaacaaagaaaGAAACGAGCAGCATGGGAACCACCTTGCGATTGCGTCGAAATTCAAAGACCGACAAGCAAAAGAGGTCCCAAAATAATCAACGCAGATTATGACGATCGTATTGTATTTCGCGTCCACTCGACATCCCCTTTTGAAAAGGAAGACTCTGTTTATAAGGGACAAACAATTGCCTACAAG ATCGCATCGTGCACAGACGACCCGGATAGCCATCAATGTAAGACCATTACGGTTTATCCGCAATTTACCTCAGAGAATCAAGAAGTGTACAGTGATCACATAACAGAGGGCaatcaaagtatttttttactgagaataaaaaagaaagcggAATATTCtgaacaaaaaaatagaaacgtcGAACTTGAACTAAGAACACCCAAACCGCCAACGCCGCCACCTGCATCTGTGCCTACACCTGTATCTGCTGTTGCACCATCGCAACCCGTTGCCAATTTAATTGAAGATGTTGACGAGGAACCGGACGAAGAACTGGAGGAAATTACAAAGCAATCggcaaaagaattaaaaaacaaacgtaaaaagaaaaggaataaagcataa
- the LOC140672040 gene encoding LOW QUALITY PROTEIN: uncharacterized protein (The sequence of the model RefSeq protein was modified relative to this genomic sequence to represent the inferred CDS: deleted 2 bases in 2 codons; substituted 1 base at 1 genomic stop codon): MLEPLIVLTVLNCIFMFSSTVTTCALWWQYQSHHCCARRISPRSRADLKRWKSYILRTTKKXEKTDFDGNGAVNDVSNSNRNGSRERRNKKCQKKRSKKSLRCATEYQKKSKEKISLPLKARELDEKINMSEASQTINDTKSTVVMEFSTVQKVVQIVDHSDVNSMRSPFREFIVFQKETIDKKHNYSVEQKFESNLVAAENP; the protein is encoded by the exons ATGCTGGAACCGCTAATAGTTTTGACGGTGCTGAATTGCATTTTCATGTTCAGTTCCACAGTC ACGACCTGTGCATTATG GTGGCAATATCAAAGCCACCATTGTTGCGCCAGGAGAATTTCTCCTCGATCAAGAGCTGATTTGAAAAGATGGAAGAGCTATATCTTACGAACTAccaaaaagtaagaaaaaacaGATTTTGATGGCAATGGTGCCGTTAACGATGTCAGCAATTCCAATAGAAACGGTAGTCGCGAGcgtagaaataaaaagtgtCAGAAGAAAAGATCTAAGAAGAGTTTGAGATGTGCGACGGAATATCAGAAGAAGagcaaagagaaaatatcaCTCCC attgaaaGCAAGGGAGctcgatgaaaaaataaacatgtcAGAAGCTTCTCAAACAATAAATGACACGAAATCAACGGTCGTAATGGAATTTTCAACAGTCCAAAAAGTCGTACAAATTGTTGACCATTCCGATGTTAATTCAATGCGATCTCCTTTCAGGGAG TTCATTGTCTTCCAGAAGGAAACGATAgacaaaaaacataattatagtGTTGAACAAAAGTTCGAGAGCAACCTAGTTGCTGCCGAAAATCCTTAA
- the LOC140672037 gene encoding uncharacterized protein, translating into MVDCITICNSACITCIWCILFSVCFPRFSKNLRKVDSSECCVRRKSILKHRSRKARSRDFPRCVKADSVRARQCKDFSCFERDHEELRERRSCPGEKVCDRPLGDRQNACRCLKKDRKTSPICNGSVKYSNNYNKSDSPLNRKNSDAILEADKNEMPVKDLEVH; encoded by the exons ATGGTGGACTGCATTACCATATGCAACAGCGCCTGCATAACATGTATCTGGTGCATTCTCTTTTCGGTATG TTTTCCaagattttcgaaaaatcttaGGAAAGTCGATTCGAGTGAGTGTTGCGTGCGAAGAAAGTCTATTCTGAAACACCGTTCGCGGAAAGCACGTTCGCGTGATTTTCCGAGATGCGTGAAGGCTGATTCAGTTCGTGCACGACAATGCAAGGATTTCTCGTGCTTCGAACGCGATCACGAAGAACTACGGGAACGTCGTTCATGTCCCGGAGAAAAAGTATGCGATCGACCATTGGGAGACCGTCAAAATGCATGTCGATGTTTAAAAAAGGATAGAAAAACTTCGCCAATATGTAACGGATCGGTTAAATATTCGAATAATTACAACAAATCGGACAGCCCTCTGAACAGAAAGAACAGCGATGCAATTTTGGAAGCAGACAAAAACGAAATGCCTGTGAAAGATCTTGAGGTACATTGA
- the LOC140672148 gene encoding alpha-tocopherol transfer protein-like produces MTLLPPTPAQQKRMDKELPPDPEMREQDIKALREWLSKQPHLPNHIDDVKLGRFLYNCKNSVEKCKLILERYYTVRTSLPEFFTVRDPLSRDIQDSVSVVDYFVLPSLTEEGYRVSIFRLRDTNVEKFSFQAIVKRILMVLDARLWEESCLSNIMIIDLKGYSTAHFAKFIPTQSIVRRAMLAVQDSMPFRLFSVHFLNAPSFITNIVNVLYPLLKEKLIQKFHMHNGDGEELYAYMDRNILPNEWGGKAGTFQELNVAWQEKIEKNRDWFLRDEKLSRTDEKVRLPESKTSRFLMEFEGIQGSFRKLNID; encoded by the exons ATGACATTATTACCACCAACGCCGGCGCAACAGAAACGGATGGACAAAGAGCTTCCACCTGATCCAGAAATGAGAGAACAAGATATAAAAGCGCTTCGAGAATGGCTATCTAAGCAGCCGCATTTGCCAAATCACATAG ACGATGTCAAACTGGGaagatttctttataattgcaAGAACAGCGTCGAGAAGTGTAAATTAATCCTGGAAAGATATTACACCGTTCGAACATCCTTGCCGGAATTTTTCACCGTTCGCGATCCGCTGTCTCGGGATATTCAAGACTCCGTCAGCgtagt AGACTACTTCGTCTTACCATCGTTAACCGAGGAGGGATATCGTGTCAGTATCTTCCGATTACGCGACACCAACGTGGAGAAATTTTCGTTTCAAGCGATAGTCAAACGTATTTTAATGGTACTTGATGCTCGTTTATGGGAGGAATCCTGCTTGTCCAATATTATGATCATAGATCTTAAG GGATATAGCACAGcacattttgcaaaatttattccaACACAATCCATTGTAAGGAGGGCGATGTTGGCAGTGCAAGATAGCATGCCTTTCCGATTGTTTAGCGTTCATTTTCTTAATGCACCGTCGTTTATTACCAATATTGTCAATGTACTTTATCCACTCTTAAAAGAAAAGCTGATTCAGAag tttcaCATGCATAATGGTGATGGAGAGGAATTATATGCTTATATGGATAGAAATATACTTCCCAATGAATGGGGTGGCAAAGCAGGCACTTTTCAAGAATTAAatg TTGCGTGGcaagagaaaattgaaaagaacaGAGATTGGTTTTTGCGGGACGAGAAACTAAGTCGTACGGATGAGAAGGTTCGTTTACCGGAATCGAAGACGTCCCGTTTCCTGATGGAATTTGAAGGAATTCAGGGTTCATtccgaaaattaaatatcgattaa